The Bernardetia litoralis DSM 6794 genome includes a window with the following:
- a CDS encoding 1-acyl-sn-glycerol-3-phosphate acyltransferase — translation MVLAFFRFLFRFRGWKITQSEDVTQEILERCVIIAAPHTTNWDAIYTIAWFDIAKINWRFTIKKEWIKPPFGKMLVKMGAIGIDRSPKKAGEKRPSMVQAMANLFTENEKLAVVFTPEATRNKVTEWKMGFYHAAKLANVPIALGYLDYEKREAGVTKLIMPTDDMEADLKQIMDFYKDKKGKFPENFSVDVRYN, via the coding sequence ATGGTACTTGCTTTTTTTCGTTTTTTATTTCGTTTTCGTGGCTGGAAAATCACTCAAAGCGAAGATGTTACTCAAGAAATTCTAGAACGCTGCGTAATTATTGCAGCTCCACACACAACAAACTGGGATGCAATTTATACAATCGCTTGGTTTGATATTGCAAAGATAAACTGGCGTTTTACCATAAAAAAAGAATGGATAAAACCTCCTTTTGGAAAAATGCTTGTAAAAATGGGAGCGATAGGAATAGACAGAAGTCCCAAAAAAGCAGGAGAAAAACGTCCTTCTATGGTACAAGCAATGGCAAATCTATTTACAGAAAATGAAAAATTGGCTGTTGTTTTTACACCTGAAGCCACACGAAATAAAGTAACTGAATGGAAAATGGGTTTTTATCATGCTGCCAAATTAGCAAATGTTCCAATTGCACTCGGTTATTTGGATTATGAAAAAAGAGAGGCTGGCGTTACAAAACTAATTATGCCTACCGATGATATGGAAGCTGATTTGAAGCAAATAATGGATTTTTACAAAGATAAAAAAGGTAAATTTCCAGAGAATTTTTCTGTTGATGTGAGATATAACTAA
- the sufB gene encoding Fe-S cluster assembly protein SufB codes for MAEAKQTEQELLEDITNSEYKYGFVTNIESDKAIKGLTEDTVRFISAKKNEPEWLLEWRLEAFKKWQSMPTPKWANLNIPEINFQDIIYYAAPKKKEQINSLDEVDPELLATFDKLGISLTEQKRLSGIAVDVVMDSVSVATTFKSKLAELGIIFCSFSEAVQEHPELIKKYLGSVVPVSDNYFSALNAAVFSDGSFCYIPKGVRSPMELSTYFRINEANTGQFERTLIVAEEGSYVSYLEGCTAPQRDENQLHAAVVEIFAHKKAEVKYSTVQNWYPGDKNGVGGIYNFVTKRGICFGDDSKISWTQVETGSAITWKYPSCILKGDNSMGEFYSVAVTKNYQQADTGTKMIHIGKNTRSRIVSKGISAGHSQNSYRGSVDIMKRATNSRNFSQCDSLLIGDLCGAHTFPYINAENSTAQIEHEATTSKIGEDQIFYCNQRGIDSEKAVALIVNGYCKEVLNKLPMEFAVEAQKLLALSLEGSVG; via the coding sequence ATGGCAGAAGCAAAACAAACCGAGCAAGAACTCTTAGAAGACATCACAAATTCGGAATATAAGTACGGATTTGTTACAAATATAGAATCAGATAAAGCAATCAAAGGACTTACAGAAGATACCGTTCGTTTCATTTCTGCAAAGAAAAATGAACCTGAATGGCTTTTGGAATGGCGTTTAGAGGCTTTCAAAAAATGGCAATCTATGCCAACTCCAAAATGGGCAAACTTAAATATTCCTGAAATTAATTTTCAAGATATTATTTATTATGCTGCTCCCAAAAAGAAAGAACAAATAAATAGCCTTGATGAGGTAGATCCAGAACTTTTGGCTACTTTTGATAAATTAGGAATTTCTTTGACAGAACAAAAACGACTTTCAGGAATTGCTGTTGATGTAGTAATGGACAGTGTTTCGGTAGCTACTACTTTCAAAAGTAAATTAGCAGAATTAGGAATTATTTTCTGTTCATTTAGTGAAGCTGTTCAAGAACACCCAGAACTTATCAAAAAATATTTAGGTTCGGTTGTTCCTGTAAGTGATAATTATTTCTCTGCTCTAAATGCAGCCGTTTTTAGTGATGGTTCATTTTGTTATATTCCTAAAGGTGTTCGTTCGCCAATGGAATTATCAACTTATTTCAGAATCAATGAAGCCAATACAGGACAGTTTGAAAGAACTTTAATTGTAGCTGAAGAAGGTTCGTATGTAAGTTATTTGGAAGGTTGCACAGCTCCTCAACGAGATGAAAATCAACTTCATGCTGCCGTAGTAGAAATTTTTGCTCACAAAAAAGCAGAGGTAAAATATTCAACAGTACAAAACTGGTATCCAGGAGATAAAAATGGAGTTGGTGGAATTTATAACTTCGTAACCAAACGAGGAATTTGTTTTGGAGATGATTCAAAAATTTCTTGGACACAAGTAGAAACTGGTTCAGCAATTACATGGAAATATCCTTCTTGTATCTTGAAAGGTGATAATTCAATGGGAGAATTTTATTCTGTTGCTGTAACTAAAAACTACCAACAAGCAGATACAGGTACAAAAATGATTCATATTGGCAAAAATACAAGAAGTCGTATTGTTTCAAAAGGTATTTCGGCTGGGCATAGTCAAAACTCATATCGTGGTTCGGTTGATATTATGAAAAGAGCAACCAATTCACGTAATTTTTCTCAATGTGATTCGCTTTTGATTGGTGATTTGTGTGGAGCGCATACATTCCCGTACATAAATGCAGAAAATAGTACTGCACAAATTGAACACGAAGCTACAACTTCAAAAATTGGTGAAGACCAAATTTTTTATTGTAACCAAAGAGGAATTGATTCTGAAAAAGCTGTTGCACTTATCGTAAATGGATATTGTAAAGAAGTTTTGAATAAATTACCAATGGAGTTTGCCGTAGAAGCACAAAAATTATTAGCTCTTTCTTTAGAAGGAAGTGTTGGGTAA
- a CDS encoding DUF721 domain-containing protein, whose product MYDKEYNKLPSRRTPDPKPIGEALKAFLDAQKWSVKYESNRLKVDWAKIVGEFVAQQTEKVEIRNKKIFIRVAQPTLRYELLMQKTSIIYRVNSHFGKRMIEDVVLL is encoded by the coding sequence ATGTACGACAAAGAATACAATAAACTTCCTTCAAGAAGAACACCAGACCCAAAACCGATTGGAGAAGCCCTAAAAGCATTTTTAGATGCTCAAAAATGGTCTGTAAAATATGAAAGTAATAGATTGAAAGTAGATTGGGCAAAAATAGTAGGTGAGTTTGTGGCACAACAAACCGAAAAAGTAGAAATTAGAAATAAAAAAATATTCATTCGTGTGGCACAGCCTACTTTAAGATATGAATTATTAATGCAAAAAACATCAATTATTTATCGTGTCAATTCTCATTTTGGAAAAAGAATGATAGAAGATGTTGTATTATTGTAA
- a CDS encoding OmpA family protein, producing MKKIKICKNKYFTLFLFVVIGNFIINSSFAQNFDSSENLQINNTSSFAPTSSIVKGKLFAYHHTKKERKEGKTITQKEKLVVNLTVRNLRTQENQKRIFSPDTATGNYFMFLLPNERYEISIQVEGFRPYVIVVFIPPQTFIYELNRDIIFEPIMLLDEQIGQHNFFKNRSQNITNYYDSAAFHNYDKDRFEILRELIDYTMVKGNTDAFDSLERITVNEIRPQTPVQYVSSKTDMSEEFKPIFAKIKESFSHGSWEYIDEFYARQSTGNTYYSTAKSISTTEKENQKTIVTHFVLFDGKNAKRLTREQKGKLKQVATFLNNDPRLAIEIFGRTYSEDNTKQDNSENSLKMSAKRTKQVFKYLKRRVNDKSKFHYIVYGMSEKLDDAILNETIQEEKQNNTDNEELILTQLPPKTPRVELVISLD from the coding sequence ATGAAAAAAATAAAGATATGTAAAAACAAATATTTTACTCTGTTTTTGTTTGTTGTAATCGGAAATTTTATAATAAATAGCTCATTTGCTCAAAATTTTGACTCCTCTGAAAACCTACAAATAAACAATACAAGTTCGTTTGCCCCTACTTCTAGCATTGTAAAAGGAAAATTATTTGCGTATCATCACACAAAAAAAGAAAGGAAGGAAGGCAAAACTATCACTCAAAAAGAAAAGTTAGTAGTTAATCTAACTGTCAGAAATCTTCGAACACAAGAAAACCAAAAACGAATTTTCTCTCCTGATACAGCTACTGGAAACTATTTTATGTTTTTATTGCCTAATGAGCGTTATGAAATTAGCATTCAGGTAGAAGGGTTTCGTCCTTATGTCATTGTTGTTTTTATTCCTCCCCAAACTTTCATTTATGAATTAAATCGAGATATTATCTTCGAACCCATTATGCTTTTAGATGAGCAAATTGGACAACATAATTTTTTCAAAAATCGCTCTCAAAATATTACTAATTACTATGATTCGGCTGCTTTTCATAATTATGATAAAGATAGATTTGAAATATTGAGAGAACTCATCGATTATACAATGGTAAAAGGAAATACTGATGCTTTTGATAGCTTAGAACGCATTACAGTAAATGAAATTAGACCTCAAACGCCTGTTCAATATGTTTCTTCAAAAACAGATATGAGTGAAGAGTTCAAGCCTATTTTTGCCAAAATAAAAGAAAGTTTTTCACACGGCTCTTGGGAATATATAGATGAATTTTATGCTAGACAAAGTACTGGAAATACCTACTACTCAACAGCAAAAAGTATTTCGACAACTGAAAAAGAAAATCAAAAAACTATCGTAACTCATTTTGTTCTTTTTGATGGAAAAAATGCCAAAAGGCTGACTAGAGAGCAAAAAGGTAAATTAAAACAAGTAGCTACATTTCTGAATAATGACCCAAGATTAGCAATAGAAATTTTTGGAAGAACCTATTCAGAAGATAATACTAAACAAGATAATTCAGAAAATAGCCTTAAAATGTCTGCCAAACGAACCAAACAAGTTTTTAAATATCTAAAAAGAAGAGTAAATGATAAAAGTAAATTTCACTATATCGTTTATGGAATGAGTGAAAAATTAGATGATGCTATTTTAAACGAAACTATTCAAGAAGAAAAACAAAATAATACAGATAATGAAGAGCTAATTTTGACTCAACTTCCTCCAAAAACTCCTAGAGTAGAATTGGTGATTAGTTTGGATTAG